One genomic region from Mangifera indica cultivar Alphonso chromosome 17, CATAS_Mindica_2.1, whole genome shotgun sequence encodes:
- the LOC123200314 gene encoding histone deacetylase 2-like: MSWLLLRQFPMKKQQFIPVVVELTQKLSKPIFYILLAFATVKVSHSLYRYLHNPTMASSSLTSTATDAESLRRNRILSSKLYFDVPPSKVPIIYSPAYNISFLGLEKLHPFDSSKWGSICRFLNLSGVLDKTRIVEPIKASKEDLLVVHTESYLDSLKSSLHVAMILEVPPVALLPNCLLQMKVLNPFRKQVGGTILAGKLARERGWAINIGGGFHHSSANKGGGFCAYADISLCIHYAFVKLNISRVMIIDLDVHQGNGHEKDFSDDRRVYILDMYNPGIYPFDHGARKRIDQKVEVVTGTTTDEYLKKLDDALEVAGRMFDPELVVYNAGTDVLDGDPLGEIKISPEGIAARDEKVFRFARSRNIPIVMLTSGGYMKSSARVIADSVINLSRKGLIDTGSPQ, from the exons ATGTCATGGCTCTTACTTAGACAATTCCCCATGAAGAAGCAGCAATTCATACCGGTCGTCGTCGAGTTAACTCAGAAACTCAGTAAacccattttttatattctaCTGGCATTCGCCACCGTCAAGGTATCTCATTCTCTTTATCGCTACTTGCATAATCCTACAATGGCATCGTCTTCTTTAACCTCAACTGCAACTGATGCTGAAAGTCTCCGGCGAAACCGAATTCTCTCCAGCAAGCTCTACTTCGATGTTCCTCCCTCCAAG GTCCCAATAATTTACTCGCCCGCCTACAATATTTCGTTTCTTGGATTGGAGAAGCT GCACCCATTTGATTCTTCCAAATGGGGTAGCATATGCCGCTTCCTCAATTTGAGTGGTGTTTTGGACAAAACTCGGATTGTTGAGCCAATTAAAGCTTCAAAAGAGGATCTCCTTGTG GTGCACACAGAATCATATCTGGATAGTCTAAAGAGCAGTCTACATGTTGCCATGATATTAGAG GTCCCTCCTGTTGCACTACTTCCCAATTGTCTTCTGCAGATGAAGGTTCTTAATCCATTCCGCAAGCAG GTGGGTGGGACCATATTGGCAGGCAAGCTTGCAAGAGAGCGGGGATGGGCTATCAATATTGGAGGAGGGTTCCATCACAGTTCTGCTAATAAAGGAGGTGGATTTTGTGCTTATGCAGACATTTCTCTTTGCATACATTATGCCTTCGTTAAGTTAAATATATCAAG GGTCATGATAATTGATCTTGATGTTCATCAAGGAAATGGTCACGAAAAGGACTTTTCTGATGACA GGCGAGTTTATATTCTGGACATGTACAACCCGGGAATATATCCATTT GATCATGGGGCGAGGAAGCGCATAGATCAGAAGGTTGAAGTAGTG ACTGGGACAACGACAGATGAGTACCTAAAGAAATTAGACGATGCACTTGAG gttgcTGGACGTATGTTTGATCCTGAGTTAGTGGTTTACAATGCTGGTACTGATGTCTTGGATGGGGATCCACTGGGCGAGATAAAG ATTAGTCCTGAGGGGATCGCTGCTAGAGATGAGAAGGTTTTCAGATTTGCTCGCTCGAGAAACATTCCTATTGTCATGCTCACATCAG GTGGCTATATGAAGTCCAGTGCCAGAGTTATAGCAGATTCGGTGATAAATCTCTCAAGAAAAGGCCTTATAGATACTGGAAGTCCCCAGTAA